In the Candidatus Izemoplasmatales bacterium genome, TTCCCGCGATCGCATCGGTCGCGCGGCGGAGAAGCGGCAGGTCGTTCGTCGTCTCCGCGCAGGGCAAAACCTCGGCGATCAGAAAATCCTTGTATGCGACGTCGTCCCCGGCGCCGGCACGTTCGAGCCACATGGCGTAATCGAGCGTGCCGGCGTCTTTTTCGATCTGCGACAACTCGGTCCGGACGGCTTCGAACCCGCCGGCGTCGCCGATTCCGAGACGATGCATGCCGAGCAGGAAGAGCGCCCGCGGACGGAAGCGGGATCCGGGAGCGACCATCCCGACGGCTTCCGTCGGATCGGAGGCGATCGCGGCGCGCGCGATGTGGTACCGGTCGCGGAACGGTTCGGAGAGCAGCGCCAGGGTGGCATCAGCGATCGGCGGTTCGTCATGTCCCGCCAGGGCGCCGAACTCGTAGCGGATCACGGCGAGTTCCGCCAACCGCCGGAAGTTGCGCGCTTTGACGAAGGCGTGTTCGGCGAGGTGGAGCGCGTCCGCCGCCTTCAGAAGCCGACCCGTCCGGCCGTAGCCGACGGCCTTCAGGTATTCGATCATCGGCCAGAACCGGACGAACGCATACTCCGTCTTGGACAACTCCTCGAGAATCTCGACGGCGTCGCCGGGACGGTCGAGCGCGATCATCCCGGCGGCCGCGTAGAACATGAAGACGCCGAACGCGTAGCCGTCCATCGACTCGAGGAAGCGCGAAAGGTTGTCGATCGTCCGTCGAACCGCCTTCGCGTCGCCGCGCTCGACGTCCCGGATCATCCGGGCGATGTCGGTGAGGATCGCGAACTCGACGTTGCGGACCTCGTATCCGACACGTTCGACCTCCTCGTAGTCGCCCTCCAGATAGGCGTCGAGGGCGCGGTCGAAGAGGACGAGCTGCTCCTCGACGTTCATTCCGAGCGTATACTCGAGGTCCATCCGCTCCATGATCAGATGCAGGCTGTCGTCGTTGACCGCGATCGAGTTGGTCTCCATCTTGGAGACGTAGGTGTTCGAGCAGATGCCCTTGGAGAGGGTTTCCTGCGTCATGTTCAGTTCCTTGCGCCGTTTGCGGATCTGCATCCCCACGGCGGTGAAGAAGAAACGCACACGGTCGTCGCGCCGGCGCGACATGTCCTTCCTGATTCGGGTGATCATCGATGCACACGGTCTCCTTTCGCTTGAGATCGGCTCCGCTTTCGCAACATCCTCGGCGTGGCCTTGATCCCGATCCGGTCTCATCCGGATTTCGTCCGCGTACCATTATATCGTAAACATTCATTAATGCAATCTGTTTTTCGATTGAAAAAATCACCGGAACCGCCAACTTCGCAGAACCTGTCGGAAGAAATACGCGATCGCGTTAAAAAAAAGAAAAAGAGACCGGATTTCCAGTCTCGTTCTTCATTCGTCGGATCGGGGCGTCGGTTGCGGTTCGGTGCAGACGGACAGGAACGGACATCCGTCGCAAAGCGGTTTGCGGGCGTAGCAGCGGTACCGTCCGAAATGGATCATGCGATGGTGCAAGGCGATCCACGTCGAAGGCGCGAACGCCTCCGTCAGCTTCCGTTCGATCTTCGCCGGATCCTCGTCCCTGGCGGCAAAGCCGAGCCGGTAGGAAACGCGCGAAACGTGCGTGTCGACGGCGATCCGCGGTTCGCGGTACCATTCCGCGAGAAAGACGTTGGCGGTCTTCCGGCCGACGCCGGGGAGGCTTTCGAGGAAGGCCTGGTCGTTCGGGATGTCGCCGCCGGCGGCGGCGATCCGCGCGGCCGCGGCGCGGATGTTCTTCGCCTTCGCGCGAAACAGGCCGAGATGGCGGATCAGATCCTCGATCTCGCCCGCGGGGGCGGCGGCGTACGCGGCGGCGTCCGGATACCGCGCGAACAGCGCGGGGGTGACCCGGTTCACCGCGGCGTCGGTCGTCTGCGCCGAAAGCATCACCGCCACGAGCAGGTCGATCTGCCGGCGGTAGTCGAGCTCGCAGGCCGCCTCCGGGAACAGCGTCCCCAGGGTCGCGAAGACGAATTCCGCACGGTCGGTCATTTCTTCGGCCACGTGTCGAAGAAGTTCTTGAGCGCCTCGGGCTGACCGGCGTCGTATTTCACCGGATTCTCGCCCTTGGCGCGCTGGCGGCGCTTGACGAGCAGGGTGTCGACGTAGCTCAGGGTATGTTTGTTGGCCTTGACGGAGTCGAGCACCGCGCGCCGGATCTCGAGCGGTTCGAACCGGTCTTCGCCGACCCACTTGCGGATGATCTCGATCTCGATCGGGGTGAGCTGTTTCTGAAAGCCCGTCTCGAGCATGTCGACGATCTCCTCCTCGGTGGTCGCGTACGCCTTGGGCGGCGTCTCGACCGCGGCGAAGCGGCGTTCGTAGTCGGCGAGGATGCGGACGACGAGGTTGTCGAGATGGAAGGTCTCGGTCTCCTTCCCGCTCGGGGACGTCGCCATCTCGATCTTGAGCAGGCCCGTGCCCATCATCGTCTCGAGGACCGAGGCGACCTGATCGGCGGGAATGCCGAGATCCTTCGAGAGCTTTTCGGGGTTGGGCAGGCGGACGCCCTTCCTGCTCCGCTGGTAGAGGTCGATGGCGATGAAGGCGCCGGTCTCGTTCAGTCCGACCGTCTTGTAGTTGGCGAGCACGAACTTCCCGAAGTCGACGATGCCTTCCTCGATCAGGCGTCGGATCAACGCGTATTCCATGGGGATCGTCTCCTTTCCGGGCATCATTCGCCGTCCGCCGGTTCGGCGGAGGCGAGCAGGTCGAGCGCCGCCTTCGCGGCGTTCTGCTCGGCCAGCTGCTTCTTGGTCCCGCGGCCGCGGCCGAGGACGATGTTCTCGTCGATGAACCGGACGACCGCGACGAATTCGCGCGCATGCGCCGGTCCCGTCTCCGATTCGATGACGTACTCGAGCGTCCGCTTCTCCGACTGCACGAGTTCCTGGAGGGTGCTCTTGTAGTCGGTGTCGGCGGAGAAGAGGTTCTTCTCGATCGCCGGGAAGACGACCTTGTCGAGCACCTTGTAGACTTCCTTGAGGCCCTTGTCGAGGAAGATCGCGCCCAGGAAGGCCTCGAACGCGTCGGCGAGGACCGCCTGGCGGTCCCGCCCGGCGTTCTTCTCCTCGCCCTTGCCGAGGAGGAGATAGTCGCCCAGGCGGAAGCTCCGGGCGAAGTCGGCCAGGCTCGATTCGCAGACTTCCTGCGCGCGTTTCTTGGTCAGGACCCCTTCGTCGTCGGGCAGTTTGTCGAAGAGGAAGCGGCCGACGGCGAGGTCGATCACGGCGTCGCCGAGGAACTCGAGGCGCTGGTTGGACGGCTTGCCGTGCTCGTTGGCGTAGGACGAGTGCGTGAGCGCGCGCTCCAGGAGGCTCTCGTCCTTGAACGACAGTTTGAAATAAGCCTGCAGTTCCAGGCTACTCTTCGCTTCCAAGCTGGACCCCCGCTTCCTTCACGTACGCCGCGACCTTCGGATACACCTGGGCGCGGACCGTGTCCGCGGCCTGGCGGATGCCGTTGTAGAAGCCGTAGGACTTCGAGGCGCCCTGCGCCTTGATCACCGGCGCGTACAGACCGAAGATCATCGCGCCGCCGATCTCCTCGGCGGACATCGCCTGCTTGAAGTTGCCGAGCGCACGCTTCGCGAAGAGCGCGCCGATCTTGCCGAAAAGGCTCGCCTTCAGTTCGCGCTTCAGGAGCTTGCCCATGCCCTTCGCGGTTCCCTCCATCGTCTTCATCACGATGTTCGCGGTGAAGCCGTCGGAAATCAGGATGTCGCACGGTGGATCGAGCACTTCCTTGGGTTCGACGTTGCCGTAGAACCGGAAGAGGCCGCAGGTCTTGAACAGTTCGTGGACCTGCTGGTCGAGTTCGCGTCCCTTGCCCTCCTCGGTGCCGATGTTGATGAGACCGACCGTCGGGTCGGGCCGATTCATGACTTCCTTGGCGTAGACGACGGCGAAATAGGCCTGCTGCAGCATGTGCTCCGGACGGATCTCGAGATTTCCTCCGGCGTCGAGCAGGATCGTGCCCCGGCCGTCGAGCGAGGGGATGATCGGTGCGATCGCGGTCCGCTTGAAGCCCGGCATGCGCCGCACCAGGATGTGCGCCCCGGCGATCAGGGCCTGGGTCGCACCGGAAGAGACGGTCGCGTCGTTCTCGCCCTTACGGAGACTCGCGAGCGCCATCGCCATCGATCCTTCGGGATGCTCCTTGATCGCCTTGATCGGATTGTGCTCTCCCATCGGGATCACGTAGCCGCTCGGGACGACGGTGATGCGTTCCGCATTCGTCAGGTATTTCGCGACCTCGACGGGGTCGCCATAGAGTTTGATTTCGATGTCGGGGATCTTCCGGATCGCCAGCATCGCGCCTTCGATCTGTTCTTTCGGGGCGTAGTCGCCGCCCATCGCGTCGACCGCGAGTCTGATCATGGTTAACACCTCTTCAGTAGTATATCATACATTCAGTCCAAATGGTACGCGTCGATCGCCGCCTCGGCCCTGCGTACGAGTTCGCGCGCCAGTCGGTCGGGATCGGCGAACAGCGTCTCGGCGTCGGCGAAGGCCTGTTCGAGCAGGTCGCGGTCCTCGACCACGTTCGCCGCCTTGAAGGCGGGCAGGCCCGTCTGTTCCTCGCCGAAGACGTCCCCGGGACCGCGGCGCCTCAGATCTTCCTCGCTGATCGCGAAGCCGTCGTGGGTCTCAGCCAGGATCGCGAGGCGTTCGCCACCAAGGTTCTCGACGTCAGTCACGAGATGGCAGTACGACTGTTTTCCGCCGCGGCCGACGCGGCCGCGGAGCTGATGGAGCTGCGAGAGGCCAAAGCGGTCGGCGTTCAGGATCGCCATCACCGTCGCGTTCGGGACGTCGACGCCGACCTCGACGACGGTAGTCGCGACGAGGACGTCGGTCTTCCCCTCGCGGAAGGCGGCGACGGCCGCATCCTTCTCGACCGATTTCATCCGGCCGTGGAGCGAGCCGACGGACACGCCCGCCGGCAGATGCTTCTTCACGAGCGCGACCGCGTCGGGCACGCCATAGGCGTCGGTGGAATCATCGGCGGTCACGAGCGGCGCGATCACGTACGCCTGCCTGCCCGCGGCGATCTCGCGCGCCACGTCGTCCATCAGCCGCGGAAAATCGGCGAAGTCGACGATGTCGGTGACGATCGGGATCCGTCCCGCCGGCATCGTCCGGATCGTCGAGACGTCCATGTCGCCGAAGAGGGCGATCGCGAGCGTGCGCGGAATCGGCGTCGCCGACATCACGAGCACGTCCGGGACGTATCCCTTCTCGCGCAGGATCCGGCGCTGGGCGACGCCGAAGCGATGCTGCTCGTCGATCACGACGAAGCCGAGGCGATGGAAGACGACCGGTTCCTGGATGAGTGCGTGGGTGCCGCAAACGACGTCGACGGAACCGTCCGCGAGACCCGCCAGGACGCGTTCGCGCTCGCCGCCTCGGACCGCCCCGGAAAGGAAGGCGACGCGGACGGAGAAGGGAGACAGAAGCCGTTCGAGGGTGGCGTGGTGCTGGCGCGCGAGGATCTCGGTAGGCGCCATGAAGACGGTCTGCTCACCGGCGGTGTGGATCGCGTAGGCCGCGATCGCGGCGCAGATCGTCTTGCCGGACCCGACGTCGCCCTGGAGCAGGCGGAGCATCCGCCGCGGCTTCTTCAGGTCGGCGAAGATCTCGTTGGTCGCCTGCTTCTGGTCGGCGGTGAGTTCGAAGGGAAGCGTGGCGATGAAGGCGCGGACGCGGTTGATGGCGTAGGCTTTGGGAACCGTCGCCACCGCGTCGTTCTTCCGTTTCTGGACGCGGACCGCGAGACCGAAGGCCAGCAGTTCGCCGTACTTGATGCGTCGCGAGGCGCGGTCGATCTCGGATTCGTCCGTCGGCCGGTGGATGTAGTCGAGGACGGTACCGAGCGGTGCGATCCCGCGTTGTTCGAGCAGTCTGGCCGGAATCGTCTCGAAGGCCGCCTCGGGCGCGAGCGGCCGCGCCGTCAAGACGTACTTCGCCATCATCGCATCGGAGACGCCGTCCAGTCCGTAGACCGGAAGGATGCCCTCGCGGTAGCCGCCGGCGAGAACGATCGCGCTGGCGACGAAGACCCGCCGTCCCGGTTCGAACCGGCCGGTCGCGACCAGCTCGGCGCCGGGGATGAGGGCGGATCGGAGGAATTCGCGGTTGAAGACGGCGATCCGGAAGGCGAAGCCGTCGGCCTCGACGTCGACCGAAAGGCGGGTCAGCTTCCTTCTGATGTAGGCGACCGTCGCCTGTTTCGCGACGACGGCGCGGACGTCCGCCTCGACGCCCTCGGCGACGGATCGGGCCGGGGTCGGGAAGTGACGCTCGTACCGGATCGGAAAGGTGAGGACGAGGTCGCGCGGCGTGCGGATCCCGAGTCGATCGAGTTTCGCCGCGGTCGCGGCGCCGATTCCCTTGACGTCGGTGATGATTGCCATCGGATTCCTCCTTTCCGTCGGAACACCCTCCATTGTATCATACGCCGCCCGCAGGGGGCGGACGGAGATGAAAAAAAGACGCCCCGAAAGGCGTCTTGTAGGCGAGGGGTCATTCGACCGAAACGATGTAGGAATAGATCTCCTGGCCGCCGGCGATCGTCTCGACTTCGGCGGAGGAGAGGTCTTCGATGGCCTTGACGAGCACGTCGACTTCGGCGTCCTGGACGTCGGCGCCGTACATCACGGTGACGATCTCGCTCTTCGGGTCGAGCATCCGCTCCATCATTGCGGTCGCGACCGCGAGGCGGTCCTGCGCGCAGGAGACGATCTCGCCGTCGTGGATTCCGATGAAGTCGTTCTTCCGGATCTGGACGCCGTTGTTCACGGAGTCGCGGATCGCGTAGGTGACCTCGCCGGTCTTCACGTGCATGATGTGGTTCTTCATGTCGGTCAGGTTCTTCTCGGCGTCCTGGGTGGCGTCGAACATCGTGAGCGAGGCGTAGCCTTGGGCGATCGTCTTCGCCGGCAGGACGTAGACCTTCTTGTTCTCGATGATCTTCGCCGCCGTCTCGGCGGAGAGGAGCACGTTCTTGTTGTTGGGGATGATGATGACGGAGTCGGCGTCGATCGCGTCGCAAGCCTGGACGAAGTCCTCGATCGAGGGATTCATCGTCTGGCCGCCTTCGATGATGAAGTCGCAGCCCATCTCGATGAACGTCTCCTTGAGGCCGTCGCCGTTGACGACGGCGACGATCGCGTACTTCTTGTGGACGCGGGGGGTGACGCGGGGGGTATGGTCGTGGCCGCAGTCGCACGGTTCGCCGGAGGTTCCTTCGGCGTGCGTCGGCTCGTGCATCACGACTTCGGTGTGCTGGACGGTCATGTTCTCGATCTTGAGGTTGATGAAGAAGCCGAAGCGCTGGCCGAGGTTCAGGACGTCACCGGGGGTCTCGGTGTGGATATGGACCTTGAGGATGTTGTCGTCCTGGACGCAGACGAGGGAGTTCCCGAGGGGACTGATCATCTCGACGAAATCCTTCTGGGAGAACTCGTCGACCTTGGCGATCTGCATGATGAACTCGGTGCAGTAGCCGTAGTTTCCGTCGTCTTTGAAGGCCTCGTGGTTGAGGACCGACTGCGGCCGGGGAGCCTCGCCCGCGACGTGGCCGGGTGCCTTCTGGGCCGCGTCGACGGCGTCGGCGAGGGTCTTGCCCTTGAGCGCGTCGAGCATCCCGCGGACGATCTCGATGTAGCCGGCTCCGCCGGAGTCGATGACGCCAACCTCCTTCAGGATCGGAAGCAGGTCGGGGGTGCGTTCGAGGGAAGCCTCGAGCTCGACCATGTAGGAATCGAACAGGGTCTCGAAGCGGTTCGTGGTCGGGCAGAGCGAGAGCGCCCGGTCGGCGCCTTCGCGGGCGACCGTGAGCATCGTGCCTTCGACCGGGTTGATGACGGCCGCATAGGCTTGCTCCACGCCGTTGCGCAGCGCGTGGGAAAAGGTACAGGTGTCGGCTTCCGCAAGTCCCTTGAGACCGTTGGCGAGACCGCTGAAGAGCTGCGAAAGGATGACGCCGGAGTTGCCCCGCGCCCCCATCAGCATCCCTCTGGCGATCGCCTTCGCGACGACGCCGATGGCCGCTTCGTCGGAAGCGGCAACGGCCTTGGCGCCGGCGGTCATGGTCGCCGACATGTTGGAGCCGGTGTCACCGTCCGGAACCGGGAAGACGTTCAGTTCGTTGATCCGGTCGATGTTGTTGCGAAGCTGGATCGCACCGTTCGTCACCATTTTCTTGAGCAGACGCCCGTCGATCAGGAATGTGTCCATTGGAACCCTCCATGCGAGTCTAGGATCGTGTATCCGTGAACGGCGTCGCGAGTCGCGAGCCGAAAAAACGCCGAAAAGGCAAAAACATCATATCACATCGATTTCGAAAAAGCAATTACTTTGTGTTTCAAAGCCTCCCCCGGGGACGACTTCGAAAAAAGCAGATTTTGCTTGCATTCCCATCATATTATGATAAAATATAGATTGCTGAATCAAGTAGAAACGGAGTGAAACCCATGCCGAGAGTCTGCGTCATCACCGGAAAGAGCAACATGTCGGGGAACCAGCGTTCCCACTCGATGATCGCCACCCGCAAACAATGGAAGGCCAACCTGCAGAAGGTCCGCATCGTCGACGAGAACGGCAACGTGAAGCGCGTCTACGTTTCCGCCCGTGCCCTCAAGAGCGGAAAGATCACGAGAGCCTGACACATTCGCGAGAAATCGCGCCTCTTCGGAGGCGTTTTTTCTTTCTTCCATTCGACCCGAAATCCATGCAAAAAGAGCGCCGATCGGCGCTCTTTGCATTTTCAGAAACCCGTGTCGAAGATCGCGACGACGGTCTTGACGTCGTTGATCGGAATCGAGAAACCCATGCCTTCGATGTCCGTCGTGGCGTACTTCGAGACGTTGATTCCGACAACCTCGCCGGCGAGATTGAAGAGCGGTCCGCCGGAATTGCCGGAATTGATCGAGGCGTCGTGCTGGATGTAGAGGACGGCGCCGTCCCCGGCCACGTCGCGGCCGGTGCCGGCGACGACGCCCATCGTCATCGAACCGTAGAAGTCGTATCCTTTCGGATGTCCGCTGGCGAGGACGATCATGCCGGTCGCGACGGTGTCCGAATCGCCCAGCGCGGCGGGCACGATCGCGTAGGGAAGGTCGGCTCCGGAGAAGCGGAGGACGGCGATGTCGACGTCGGCGTTCGCCCCGAGCAGTTCGCCGGTGACGTACGAGCCGTCGGAAAAGACGATCCGGTAGTTGTCCCCGCCTTCGACGACGTGTTCGTTCGTGATCAGATAGTATGCGTCGGCGACCGCGTCGTAGCGGTAGACGACGCCGCTGCCGAGGGCGAGCCCGTTGACGCCGGCATAGGTCGAGACGCCGAGCACGGAGGCATCGGCGACGAGCACGACCTCGTCGATGCGGTCCTGCAGTTCGTTCGCGACGACCGCGATCGAACCCGATTCGAGCATGGTTTCGAGATCCGCGACGACCTTCGCGTAGATCTCCTCGTAGAGTTCCTCGCCGATGCCGGCGGCGACGCTGTCGTAGACCTCCTGGTAGATCTCGTCGTAGACGTCCTGGTAGATCTGGTCGATCAGGTCGTCGAGGTCCGAGTAGACGTAGGTGCGTGAGGCTCCCGACGACGTCGTCGTGACGGCCGTGAACGTCGTCGCGGCGGTCGTGGTCTCTCCCGAAATCGAACGGACCGCGAAGCCGCCGAGGACGGAAAGGACGGCAAGCGCCAGGATCACGATGATCTTTTTCATGGAAGGATCCTCCTCAGGGTCGCGGCATCAGTTCGATCGCGTCGAACGTGAGATAGCCGCCGTTCCGGTAGACGGTGACGGAGATGACGTCGCCGACGTGGTACTGCTTGAACTGCTGGACGAAATCGTCGGTGTCGACGATGTCGATCGCGCCGATCCGGGTGACGATGTCGCCCGGCTCGACATAACCGTCGAGGGTCGCGCCGTCGCCGACGGCGAGGACGTAGAAGCCGGCCTCGATGCCCTCCGGAAGCGTGATTCCGTAGAAGGTGAAGTAGTCGGGGTTCTGGGCGATGTCGACGAAGGTGATCCCGAGCACGGGCTTGACCTTCGAGACGCCGAATTCCTCGATGTCGTCGCAGATCGCGGACACGAGGTTCGACGGGATCGCGAAGCCCATCCCCTCGATCTCGGTGGCGGCGATCTTGATCACGTTGATCCCGATCACCTCGCCGTCGAGGTTGAAGAGCGCGCCGCCCGAGTTGCCGGCGTTGATCGAGGCGTCGTGCTGGATGTAGTTCACGAACATGTCCTTGACCTCGTCGTTGTCGATGTCGAAATAGCGGTCGAGTCCGGACACGATCCCCATCGTCATCGACCCGTAGTAGTCGAAGCCGGAGGGGTTCCCGACGGCGAGGACGATCGTGCCCTTCGTGACGAGGTCGGAATCGCCGAACGCGGCGGTGGCGTAATCGGTCGCGGACGTGAAGTAGATCACGGCGACGTCGACGGTCGCGTCGACACCGCGCAGCACGCCGTCGTGATACTCGCCGTCGGGCGTAAGGATCCTGAGGGAAGCGGCGCCTTCGACGACGTGGTTGTTCGTGACCACGTAGTACTGGTCTCCGGTGTGCTTGTAGACAACGCCGGAACCGACCGAAACGCCGTTGCCCTGGGCGTCGTAGTTGGCGACGCCGACGACGGCCTGGGCTTCGCCCATGGCGACCGACCGCACCAGTTCGACGATCGAAAGCGGCGTGACGGTGATCGTGCCGTCGACGATCATGGCGACGACGTCGTCCATGATCTGGGCGTAGATCTCGTCGAAACGATCCTGGGACAGGTCGGCGGCGACTTCGGCGTAGACGGCGTCATAGAGTTCCGCATAGATGCGGTTGTAGACTTCCGACCGGATCAGGTCGATGTCGATCGTGACCTCGGTGGTGGTGACGGATACGGTCGTCGCCGCGGTGGTGACGGCGGTCGTGGAGCGGGTGGTCGTCGAGATCGGGAAGACGAACGTGCAGCCGGCGAAGGCCACGGTCGCGATCAGGGCGAGGAACAGGGCAAGGATTCGTTTCATGTGCGACACCTCGTTGGGAATTGCGTCCATTATAGCACCGCGTCCCGCGCATTGCGTGACGCGTGCGTGTTTTTTTGATGAAATCGCTAGCGCCCGCGCGGTTCCGGGTCGTCGGTCTCGATGACGAGCAGACGGCCTTTCGAAAACGCCACTTCGCCCGCGCCTTCGTTGGAGACGCAGAGCGACTCGTGGGTGGCGAGGTAATGGTCGTCGAGTTCGTAGCGGAATCCCTTGATGGACAGCCGGTAACAGTCCTCGAGCGCGAAGAAGGAGACGTACCGCCGGTCGTTCGCGATCCGGTGGACGCCCTTGCGGAGCACGTACATGCGCGTCCGGCCGTCTTCGAAGGAAAGATCGTAGCGCTTCATCAGGTTGACGTTGGCGATCAGGTGGTCGACCCGTCCGCCGATCCCACCGTAGACGACGATCTCGTCGTAGACATGGTGGTTGTGCACGTAGTCGACGGCGAAGGCGAGGTCGGTCATGTTCTTGTCGGCCGGCAGTTCGACGACGACCTTCGCCGTGGTTCGGACGCGGTCGACGTTTCCCGGATCGATCGAGTCGAAGTCGCCGACGGCGAGATCGATCGGCAGGTTCGCTTCGAGCATGCGGTCCAGTCCTGAATCGACGCCGACGAGCAGATCCCCCTCCTCCTCGCGGTAGAGGCGGGACACGTCGTAATCGTTCGGTCCGGCGAAGATCTTAACCCTGACGGCCATGGGCGAGCTCCGCGATCGCGTTTTCGCGATCGGCACGATTGAAGATGAACGATCCGGCGACGACGACGTCGGCGCCGGCGGCGCGGACGATTTCGGCCGTCTCGGCGTTGATCCCGCCGTCGACCTCGATCAGGAAGTCGAGGCCGCGAGCGCGGCGGATCGCGGCGAGCCGGGCGATCCTGTCCGCCGCCGCGGGCAGGAACCGCTGCCCCCCGCGTCCCGGTTCGACCGACATGACGAGGACGAGGTCGGCGGATCCGAGGTACGGTTCGAGCGCGGCGACGGGCGTCGCGGGCTTGATCGAGACGCCGGCCTTGAGGCCGAGCGCCTTGAGCGCGGAGAGCGCCGCGGCCGGGTCGGCGACCGCCTCGAGGTGGAAGGTGACGGAATCGGCGCCCGCGGCCGCATAGTCGGAAAAGGACGCCTCCGGGGCGACGGTCATCAGATGGCAGTCGAAGAACCGGTCGCTCTTCGGCCGCAGGGCGCGGACCAGTTCGTGGCCGTACGTCGCCGCGGGCACGAACCTTCCGTCCATCACGTCGAAGTGGAGCCAGGCGGCGGATGCGACGGAGGTGATCTCGTTGTCGAGGTCGTTCATGTCGGCGGTCAGGAAGGATGGGGCGACGATCATCGGACTCACCTCAGTATTTCGGCTTCAGGTTCCTGATCTCCTCGCGGATCCTCAGGTAGTTGGCGTGACGTTCGGGCAGGATCGTCCCGGCCGCGACGGCGGCCTTGACGGCGCAGCCGGGCTCGTGGTCGTGGGTGCAGCCGTTGAACCGGCAGCGGTCCGCGACGGCGGTGAAGTCGGGATAGAGGTCCTGCAGGGTGGCGAGCCGGACGCCCTCGAACTCAAGCCGCGAGAAGCCCGGCGTGTCGGCGATCCAGCCGTCGGAGAAGGGGATCAGCTCGACCGTGCGGGTCGTGTGCTTCCCGCGCCCGAGCGCCTGCGAAATCGCGTCGGTGGCGCGGTGCAGGGTGGGGTCGACGGCGTTCAAAAGGCTCGACTTGCCGGCGCCGGTCTGGCCGGCGAGGACGCTCGTCCTGCCCCGGAGATGGGGCTTGAGGGCTTCGGCGCCGTCGGTTTCGAGCGAGTTCACGAACAGCACCGGACAGAACGGCTCGTAGAACGAAAGCTTCCGCCGGAGCGTCGACAGTTTCTCGCTTCCGAGGAGGTCGATCTTCGTGACGACGATCAGCGGCGCAACGCCCGCGGCGCGCACGAGGACGAGGAACTGGTCGAGCAGGAGGAAGGAGAAGTCCGGTTCGCGCGCGGCGTTCACGACGATCGCCTGGTCGACGTTGGCGACGGCCGGTCGGACGAGGTCGTTTCGGCGCGGCCGGATCGCGCGGATCGCGCCGTCCGCGACGACGACGTCGTCGCCGACCCTGGGCGATTCGCCCTGGTGGCGGAAGATGCCCGCGGCGCGCAGGTCGACGGTGTTGCCTTCCTTGTCGACGACGGTGTAGAGTCCCCCCGTCAGCCGGATGATCTTGCCCTCGTTCAAGCCGATTCCCCCTTCGAATGCATACCGTCATTATAACCCAAAAGCCATGAAAAAAGAAGACTCGCGTCTTCTCTCTTCGGTATCCGGTTCAGTAACCCTTGACGCGGCGCTCGAAGTAGGCCTTCGGGTGGTCGCACACCGGGCACTTCTCGGGGGCCTTCTTCCCGACGTGGATGTGTCCGCATTCGCGGCAGATCCAGATCGTCGACTCCTCGGATTCGAACACGCGGGCGTCCTGGACGCTCTTCAGGAGGGCGAGATAGCGCTCCTCGTGCTCCTTCTCGATCTTCGCGACCGCTTCGAAGAGGAAGGCGATCTTCGTGAAGCCTTCCGCGCGGGCGGTCTCGGCGAAGCCCTTGTACATGTCGGTCCATTCGTAGTGCTCGCCCGCGGCGCCGTCCTGGAGGTTCTCCGCCGTCGACGGGATC is a window encoding:
- a CDS encoding helix-turn-helix transcriptional regulator, yielding MITRIRKDMSRRRDDRVRFFFTAVGMQIRKRRKELNMTQETLSKGICSNTYVSKMETNSIAVNDDSLHLIMERMDLEYTLGMNVEEQLVLFDRALDAYLEGDYEEVERVGYEVRNVEFAILTDIARMIRDVERGDAKAVRRTIDNLSRFLESMDGYAFGVFMFYAAAGMIALDRPGDAVEILEELSKTEYAFVRFWPMIEYLKAVGYGRTGRLLKAADALHLAEHAFVKARNFRRLAELAVIRYEFGALAGHDEPPIADATLALLSEPFRDRYHIARAAIASDPTEAVGMVAPGSRFRPRALFLLGMHRLGIGDAGGFEAVRTELSQIEKDAGTLDYAMWLERAGAGDDVAYKDFLIAEVLPCAETTNDLPLLRRATDAIAGILIGRKRYKDAIQYKMKETRFRNRSEGIAEERFAADPVDLDSEVE
- the nth gene encoding endonuclease III, whose protein sequence is MTDRAEFVFATLGTLFPEAACELDYRRQIDLLVAVMLSAQTTDAAVNRVTPALFARYPDAAAYAAAPAGEIEDLIRHLGLFRAKAKNIRAAAARIAAAGGDIPNDQAFLESLPGVGRKTANVFLAEWYREPRIAVDTHVSRVSYRLGFAARDEDPAKIERKLTEAFAPSTWIALHHRMIHFGRYRCYARKPLCDGCPFLSVCTEPQPTPRSDE
- a CDS encoding DnaD domain protein translates to MEYALIRRLIEEGIVDFGKFVLANYKTVGLNETGAFIAIDLYQRSRKGVRLPNPEKLSKDLGIPADQVASVLETMMGTGLLKIEMATSPSGKETETFHLDNLVVRILADYERRFAAVETPPKAYATTEEEIVDMLETGFQKQLTPIEIEIIRKWVGEDRFEPLEIRRAVLDSVKANKHTLSYVDTLLVKRRQRAKGENPVKYDAGQPEALKNFFDTWPKK
- the rnc gene encoding ribonuclease III, with the translated sequence MEAKSSLELQAYFKLSFKDESLLERALTHSSYANEHGKPSNQRLEFLGDAVIDLAVGRFLFDKLPDDEGVLTKKRAQEVCESSLADFARSFRLGDYLLLGKGEEKNAGRDRQAVLADAFEAFLGAIFLDKGLKEVYKVLDKVVFPAIEKNLFSADTDYKSTLQELVQSEKRTLEYVIESETGPAHAREFVAVVRFIDENIVLGRGRGTKKQLAEQNAAKAALDLLASAEPADGE
- the plsX gene encoding phosphate acyltransferase PlsX; amino-acid sequence: MIRLAVDAMGGDYAPKEQIEGAMLAIRKIPDIEIKLYGDPVEVAKYLTNAERITVVPSGYVIPMGEHNPIKAIKEHPEGSMAMALASLRKGENDATVSSGATQALIAGAHILVRRMPGFKRTAIAPIIPSLDGRGTILLDAGGNLEIRPEHMLQQAYFAVVYAKEVMNRPDPTVGLINIGTEEGKGRELDQQVHELFKTCGLFRFYGNVEPKEVLDPPCDILISDGFTANIVMKTMEGTAKGMGKLLKRELKASLFGKIGALFAKRALGNFKQAMSAEEIGGAMIFGLYAPVIKAQGASKSYGFYNGIRQAADTVRAQVYPKVAAYVKEAGVQLGSEE
- the recG gene encoding ATP-dependent DNA helicase RecG, whose protein sequence is MAIITDVKGIGAATAAKLDRLGIRTPRDLVLTFPIRYERHFPTPARSVAEGVEADVRAVVAKQATVAYIRRKLTRLSVDVEADGFAFRIAVFNREFLRSALIPGAELVATGRFEPGRRVFVASAIVLAGGYREGILPVYGLDGVSDAMMAKYVLTARPLAPEAAFETIPARLLEQRGIAPLGTVLDYIHRPTDESEIDRASRRIKYGELLAFGLAVRVQKRKNDAVATVPKAYAINRVRAFIATLPFELTADQKQATNEIFADLKKPRRMLRLLQGDVGSGKTICAAIAAYAIHTAGEQTVFMAPTEILARQHHATLERLLSPFSVRVAFLSGAVRGGERERVLAGLADGSVDVVCGTHALIQEPVVFHRLGFVVIDEQHRFGVAQRRILREKGYVPDVLVMSATPIPRTLAIALFGDMDVSTIRTMPAGRIPIVTDIVDFADFPRLMDDVAREIAAGRQAYVIAPLVTADDSTDAYGVPDAVALVKKHLPAGVSVGSLHGRMKSVEKDAAVAAFREGKTDVLVATTVVEVGVDVPNATVMAILNADRFGLSQLHQLRGRVGRGGKQSYCHLVTDVENLGGERLAILAETHDGFAISEEDLRRRGPGDVFGEEQTGLPAFKAANVVEDRDLLEQAFADAETLFADPDRLARELVRRAEAAIDAYHLD